One window from the genome of Pseudoxanthomonas sp. CF385 encodes:
- a CDS encoding chemotaxis protein CheW, producing MSDKKSQATATAEEFLSFTLGDEHYGVDILKVQEIRGYDSVTRLPDAPDYIKGVINLRGTIVPVIDLRLKLRLKEARYDAFTVMIVLNVEDRVVGIVVDSVSDVIGLAAEQIRPTPEFGASVDTRFISGIGTVDDRMLILLDIETLIDSADFGQPLPEQAAA from the coding sequence ATGAGCGACAAGAAGAGCCAGGCCACGGCGACCGCCGAGGAATTCCTCAGCTTCACCCTGGGAGACGAGCACTACGGCGTCGATATCCTGAAGGTGCAGGAGATCCGCGGCTACGATTCGGTCACCCGCCTGCCGGATGCCCCCGACTACATCAAGGGCGTGATCAACCTGCGCGGCACCATCGTGCCGGTGATCGACCTGCGCCTGAAGCTGCGGCTGAAGGAAGCGCGCTACGACGCCTTCACCGTGATGATCGTGCTGAACGTCGAGGACCGCGTCGTCGGCATCGTCGTGGACAGCGTGTCCGACGTGATCGGCCTGGCCGCGGAACAGATCCGCCCCACGCCGGAGTTCGGCGCCAGCGTCGATACCCGCTTCATCTCGGGCATCGGCACCGTCGACGACCGCATGCTGATCCTGCTCGACATCGAGACGCTGATCGACAGCGCCGACTTCGGCCAGCCGCTGCCGGAGCAGGCCGCGGCCTGA